In Drosophila pseudoobscura strain MV-25-SWS-2005 chromosome 4, UCI_Dpse_MV25, whole genome shotgun sequence, the following proteins share a genomic window:
- the tai gene encoding uncharacterized protein tai isoform X1 — MSIAAAENAGLSPSDLPDHWASGTANPTTSASSSSSSSSSSLHHSGGSTGASGKYNSSNISVCNLPRSSPAAATAAVTLSAAAGGSSLLSGLHHGLAPGTHPLQRATAASGGGGAGAGGVAGASTAASLSLQQQQHQQQLQQQQQQQQQALLYQQQHQQQQQQHHLNSHHSLHKAAAAAAATANIAAALQRSAIMNAVASPISASSAANAATSGRKIRRKTDSKVNLPQSQINKCNNEKRRREAENGYIEQLSEILTLNKRGDMTSTKPDKAAILNQVVRTYREICDKGQNRDISSTSTNNNNSTATTNNNTNNNNNNSNSNNNNNNSKPQTTSTPRCSRCATDNCSIHPVQQGEVSSTEPPLPLPLPEPSLLLGQVPEISAYFEALEHYISGVGWVLLQVNANGIIESCTQNIRELIGYEKQELYHQPLYMYLYAGDHAKLEPIINNMYSSGGGGGVGAGGSGSASGGGGGGWGDLDELNNGNVSQQSAGSNSSSGNAQSGKSKRSISTKVRMLVKDPRTATQTSSNCEAGMEQKPLRQSGQQDKYEEVVLIAAPVKDDADASSSVLCLITRPEDESPLEINMQQHVQQQPIEQMTFKLDIHGKILSLDPTALREPFKQHMQTWVGRLWQDLCHPHDLSMLKSHLRDIQDSASPHSPASGGPGSGSVHISNVVSRPFRLRLGAPDVYVHVKANSRLFLNQTPGEGDFIMSVQTLLNSENDMNSNNTGAGTGSGPGPVSGASSGTGPGASGGGGMGGMSQLCAMSPGPSLANSLLNNLSMDGLHSSSTSSSAASAMLPTYLLGGLVGGGQHNNGNGNSTQTTNVGGPLMSSAIHNGTGMQQQQQQQRSSSAASSSAANLVNTFTASPAPGEHSFYGSDTFEFDIAHSSFDIDPSGGVGGWTDSRPNSRASVATPVSTPRPPSGHGFSPAVCASPATPYQLSSHSAASLPSPQSNASAGGGNYGFNFPSFEPGDTKPEKDPQQQQQGNNSSSGGPSSNSNPMLGGLPNGVGGLLLSQQQQQQQQAQQQQQQQQQTAPQQQQESSERLRHLLTKTSSLGGLGDEEKYFKQESSEDEKLSGGPAGSFKMGGQPGGAMGMFGSMGPLGRSASATTTLLHKPGNSQNTMLLKLLNEKTDDDDVPGAMSNARQSELMRQLKNNDGGHGSGHGSMHRVGAGGNMSNEDLKAMLKIQSDPSLSRKRSLNEPDDDLSSAKRSEDKPSKLCTQNKMLAKLLQNPPKIPKAPNAEQPLQVKTLPDITSSSMSAMTSGSSLSAPGNLISAGSTGPKAAANRNRKQQQQQQQQQQQQQQQQQQQAASNPSQQQPQPNDVYLSQPPHQQPHQPPQLAFQQQQQQLQQLATSASTSITTAASTSAAAAAAAAILGDGDTELSKLLDSVMEYYPDDAPIVANAPSAASAISDIQKSLMLDVESATFGSDLNQHILMSQQQLKDSSVGDPSLLHHQQQQQQAAQQQQQQQQLLALQVAAQQHQQHRQQHLQQPPAYPGMLSLQQQQQNQQQHIMHGRMDAMRNQGFQRPPPMYSARGRGPMNAVATPGGAVLPAQQQLRNMRQQQQLAAAQQKERLLQQQQKQQLLVPENATGINAGLNNIGSLLNTTVAPNVSLSRTNLPADAQLSPGFAQALMQQQLSPGRSTPYSPQPNQGYAPTFPQPGQRLSPQQQQQLNQQQQQQQQNNAQAQQLAYQQQQQQQQQQQVGDGGRSSTPFGSNSGLQSPGMQNSPQQWPTGGAGGGPGGPLPSGNAGRTLQQHNPMLIAQLQGVSPYNARQYQQNQRRGLNSPGAQVGPVGNAAAVALQRQNSFQGQGGGGATTPDGSGGPGVVGFGGPQSPYGGNVNVFQQQQLQRLQRQGSVPQATQHLPGSPRFGSSPGTAANSSSHSHSHSHHTDNAAAGNPSQQQQQQQHQQQQQQQQQQQQQQQQLLNGLSMSPHPHPHPAMMGVGGMGSGGGNGIIGLGGGGGNVNYAAAMAGYGQAQQPQAQQANDFYGRAQTAGNGGGGGAGAGGNANSDFVKQELRAVVSVRQQAAAAATGGAGGPGVVAQRGQTPQSPLQQGPVIGGGGGGIVGGPNSTNAMGNVTPTGSNVGNPMLNTPPDQTLGFSFETPDFFTSSATR, encoded by the exons GCTTAGCCCAAGTGACTTACCAGATCATTGGGCCTCAGGTACAGCGAACCCCACGACATCAgcctcaagcagcagcagcagcagcagcagtagcctCCACCACAGCGGAGGCAGCACCGGCGCAAGCGGCAagtacaacagcagcaacatctcCGTGTGCAACCTGCCACGCTCCTCGCCGGCCGCCGCCACAGCAGCCGTCACCCTCTCTGCGGCCGCGGGCGGCAGCAGCCTGCTGAGCGGCCTGCACCACGGCCTGGCGCCCGGCACCCACCCACTGCAGCGCGCAACGGCGGCgagcggaggcggcggcgctGGTGCCGGGGGCGTTGCAGGCGCCTCCACAGCGGCCTCGCTCtcgctccagcagcagcagcatcagcagcagctgcagcagcagcagcaacagcaacagcaggcactgctctaccagcagcagcaccagcaacagcagcagcagcatcacctcAACTCTCATCATTCTCTCCACAAGGCAgcggccgccgccgcagccacGGCCAACATCGCAGCTGCGCTGCAACGCTCGGCCATTATGAATGCGGTGGCGTCGCCGATCTCAGCCAGCAGCGCAGCCAACGCCGCGACGTCAGGCCGGAAGATACGCCGCAAGACGGATTCGAAGGTTAATTTG CCGCAATCACAAATCAACAAATGCAACAATGAGAAGCGGCGTCGCGAGGCGGAAAATGGTTATATCGAGCAGTTGTCGGAGATACTAACGCTGAACAAGCGTGGGGATATGACCTCAACGAAACCGGACAAGGCGGCTATACTGAATCAAGTGGTTCGAACG TATCGTGAAATTTGTGACAAAGGCCAAAATCGTGATATATCCTCAACttcaacaaacaacaacaactccacggcgacaaccaacaacaacacaaacaataataacaacaatagcaacagcaacaacaacaacaacaatagcaaacCACAAACAACCTCAACGCCCCGCTGCAGTCGCTGTGCAACAGACAACTGCTCGATCCATCCGGTGCAACAGGGAGAGGTCTCCTCGACAGAgccaccgctgccactgccactgccggaGCCATCGCTGCTGCTCGGCCAGGTGCCGGAGATCTCCGCCTACTTCGAGGCCCTCGAGCACTACATCAGCGGCGTGGGCTGGGTCCTGCTGCAGGTGAACGCCAACGGCATCATTGAGTCCTGCACGCAGAACATCCGCGAGCTGATCGGCTATGAGAAGCAGGAGCTCTACCACCAGCCCCTCTACATGTACCTCTACGCGGGGGATCACGCCAAGCTAGAGCCGATCATCAACAACATGTACAGTagcggaggtggaggaggagtaggagctgGAGGCAGTGGATCAGccagtggaggtggaggtgggggCTGGGGCGATCTGGATGAGCTGAACAACGGCAACGTGTCGCAGCAGTCGGCGGGGTCCAACTCCAGCTCGGGGAACGCTCAGTCGGGCAAGTCCAAGCGGAGTATCTCCACGAAGGTGCGCATGCTAGTCAAGGACCCGCGAACGGCCACCCAGACGTCGTCCAACTGCGAGGCGGGCATGGAGCAGAAGCCACTGAGGCAGTCCGGGCAGCAGGACAAGTACGAGGAGGTGGTCCTGATAGCGGCCCCCGTGAAGG ACGATGCGGATGCCAGCAGCTCGGTCCTGTGCTTGATCACGCGGCCGGAGGACGAGTCGCCGCTAGAGATCAATATGCAGCAGcacgtgcagcagcagcccatcGAGCAGATGACCTTCAAGCTGGACATCCACGGCAAAATACTCAGCCTCGATCCCACTGCCCTGCGGGAGCCCTTCAAGCAGCACATGCAGACCTGGGTGGGTCGTCTGTGGCAGGACCTGTGCCACCCGCACGACCTCTCCATGCTGAAGTCGCACCTGCGCGACATCCAGGACTCGGCCAGCCCCCACTCACCCGCCAGCGGGGGtcccggctccggctccgtgCACATATCCAATGTGGTGTCGCGTCCGTTCCGCCTGCGCCTGGGTGCCCCCGACGTCTACGTGCATGTGAAGGCCAACTCGAGACTGTTCCTCAACCAGACCCCAGGCGAGGGCGACTTCATCATGTCGGTGCAGACGCTCCTCAACTCAGAGAACGACatgaacagcaacaacacgggagcgggaacgggatcgggaccgggaccggttTCCGGAGCGAGCTCTGGAACGGGACCTGGAGcgagtggcggcggcggcatggGCGGAATGAGCCAGCTGTGCGCTATGTCGCCGGGCCCCTCGCTGGCCAACTCCCTGCTCAACAACCTCTCGATGGACGGGCTGCACAGCAGCTCCACCTCCTCGTCGGCGGCCTCCGCCATGCTGCCCACGTACCTCCTGGGCGGCCTGGTGGGCGGCGGACAGCACAACAACGGGAACGGTAACAGCACGCAGACGACCAATGTGGGCGGGCCGCTCATGAGCAGCGCCATCCACAACGGCACCgggatgcagcagcaacagcagcagcagcggtccTCCTCCGCGGCCAGCTCCTCGGCGGCGAACCTGGTGAACACGTTCACCGCCTCGCCGGCCCCCGGGGAGCACAGCTTCTACGGCAGCGACACCTTCGAATTCGACATTGCACATTCCTCCTTCGACATCGATCCCAgcggcggcgtcggcggctGGACGGACTCGCGTCCGAATTCGCGGGCCTCCGTCGCCACGCCCGTGAGCACGCCGCGACCGCCCTCCGGCCACGGCTTCAGTCCGGCCGTGTGCGCCTCCCCGGCCACGCCCTACCAGCTGTCCTCGCACTCTGCCGCCAGCCTTCCATCGCCACAGTCGAACGCCAGTGCCGGCGGGGGCAACTATGGTTTCAACTTCCCCTCCTTCGAGCCGGGCGACACCAAACCGGAGAAGgatccccagcagcagcagcagggcaacaacagcagtagcggtggccccagcagcaacagcaacccgATGCTGGGAGGCCTTCCGAACGGTGTGGGCGGACTACTCCTctcccaacaacagcagcagcaacaacaagcgcagcagcagcagcaacaacaacagcagacggcgccgcaacagcaacaggaatcCTCGGAGCGACTGCGGCACCTGCTGACAAAGACCAGTAGTCTGGGAGGACTGGGCGATGAGGAGAAG TACTTTAAGCAGGAGAGCAGCGAAGACGAGAAGCTCAGTGGGGGACCCGCTGGCAGCTTCAAGATGGGCGGCCAGCCAGGAGGAGCCATGGGCATGTTTGGGTCCATGGGACCGTTGGGACGCAGTGCAAGCGCCACGACCACACTGCTGCACAAGCCCGGCAACTCACAGAACACCATGCTGCTCAAG CTTCTCAACGAGAAGACAGACGATGATGATGTGCCGGGAGCCATGAGCAATGCCCGCCAGAGCGAACTGATGCGGCAGCTCAAGAACAACGACGGGGGCCATGGGTCCGGCCATGGGTCCATGCACCGAGTGGGCGCCGGCGGGAACATGAGCAACGAGGATCTCAAGGCCATGCTGAAGATCCAGAGCGATCCGTCGCTGAGCCGCAAGCGCTCGCTCAACGAGCCCGACGACGACCTGTCCTCCGCGAAGCGATCCGAGGACAAGCCCAGCAAGCTCTGCACCCAGAACAAGATGCTCGCAAAGCTGCTGCAGAATCCGCCAAAGATACCCAAAGCCCCCAACGCCGAGCAGCCGCTGCAGGTGAAGACGCTGCCCGACATCACCAGCTCCTCGATGTCCGCGATGACCTCGGGCAGCTCCCTCTCCGCCCCCGGCAACCTAATCAGCGCCGGTAGTACTGGACCCAAAGCGGCAGCCAATCGAAACCgcaagcaacaacagcaacagcagcaacagcagcagcagcaacagcagcaacaacaacagcaggcagccagcaatccttcccagcagcagccgcagccaaaCGATGTCTACCTCAGCCAGCCGCCGCACCAGCAGCCGCACCAGCCGCCGCAGCTAGccttccagcagcagcagcagcagctgcaacaactGGCGACCTCAGCATCTACCTCAATTACCACAGCGGCCTCGACCTcggcggctgcagcggcagcggcggccatTCTGGGCGACGGCGACACGGAGTTGTCCAAGCTGCTGGACAGCGTCATGGAATACTATCCGGACGACGCCCCTATTGTGGCAAACGCCCCCTCGGCGGCCTCCGCCATCAGCGACATACAGAAGTCGCTGATGCTCGACGTGGAGTCCGCCACCTTCGGAAGCGACCTGAACCAGCACATCCTCATGAGCCAGCAACAGCTAAAGGATTCAAGTGTGGG AGATCCCAGTCTGCTtcaccatcagcagcaacagcagcaggcggcgcaacagcagcaacaacagcagcagctcttgGCCCTCCAAGTGGCGgcccagcagcaccagcaacaccGGCAGCAGCACCTCCAGCAGCCGCCCGCCTACCCGGGCATGCTcagcctccagcagcagcagcagaaccagcagcagcatatcATGCATGGACGAATGGACGCCATGCGCAACCAGGGCTTCCAGCGACCGCCGCCCATGTATTCTGCTCGTGGTCGCGGCCCCATGAATGCCGTGGCCACGCCCGGCGGTGCTGTGCTGcccgcccagcagcagctccgcaacatgcgacagcagcagcagctggcggcGGCCCAGCAGAAGGAGCGTCtcctgcaacagcagcaaaagcagcagcttCTGGTCCCAGAGAATGCCA CTGGCATCAATGCGGGCCTCAACAACATTGGCTCGCTGCTCAATACCACGGTGGCACCCAATGTCTCCCTCTCGCGCACCAATCTGCCGGCGGACGCTCAGCTCAGTCCGGGCTTTGCCCAGGCACTGATGCAGCAGCAATTGAGTCCCGGACGCAGTACACCCTACAGTCCGCAGCCGAACCAAG GCTATGCTCCGACGTTCCCACAGCCGGGCCAGCGTCTgtcgccgcagcagcaacaacagctcaaccaacagcagcagcagcagcaacagaacaaCGCCCAGGCGCAACAGTTGgcctaccagcagcagcaacaacagcagcagcagcaacaggtgGGCGATGGGGGACGGTCCAGCACGCCGTTCGGCTCCAATTCGGGACTGCAGTCGCCGGGAATGCAAAACAGTCCGCAGCAGTGGCCCACTGGAGGAGCAGGGGGAGGACCGGGAGGTCCGCTGCCCTCCGGCAATGCGGGGCGAacgctgcagcagcacaaTCCCATGCTCATAGCACAGTTGCAG GGCGTCAGTCCGTATAATGCGCGTCAATACCAACAGAACCAGAGACGAGGCCTCAACTCTCCCGGCGCCCAGGTCGGGCCTGTGGGCAatgcggcggcggtggccCTGCAGCGCCAGAACTCGTTCCAGGGCCAGGGCGGCGGCGGTGCGACGACTCCCGATGGCAGCGGCGGACCTGGTGTCGTCGGATTCGGTGGCCCCCAGTCGCCGTACGGCGGCAATGTGAATGtgttccagcagcagcagctgcagcgactCCAGCGCCAGGGAAGCGTCCCGCAGGCCACGCAGCATCTGCCAG GCTCGCCACGCTTCGGCTCCTCCCCGGGCACGGccgccaacagcagcagccacagtcacagccacagccaccacacTGACAATGCGGCTGCCGGCAATccctcccagcagcagcagcagcagcaacaccagcagcagcagcaacaacagcagcagcagcagcaacagcagcagcagctcctgaaCGGACTGAGCATGTCgccgcatccacatccgcatccggCCATGATGGGCGTGGGCGGAATGGGCAGTGGCGGAGGCAATGGCATAATTGGCCTTGGCGGAGGTGGCGGAAATGTCAACTATGCCGCCGCAATGGCCGGCTATGGGCAGGCCCAGCAGCCGCAGGCGCAGCAGGCGAATGATTTCTATGGTCGAGCGCAGACCG CTGGAAAcggaggaggcggtggcgcaggagctggaggcaaTGCAAATTCCGATTTCGTCAAGCAGGAGCTCCGGGCGGTGGTCAGTgtgaggcagcaggcggctgcggcggccaCTGGAGGCGCCGGCGGGCCCGGAGTCGTGGCACAGCGCGGCCAGACGCCGCAGAGTCCGCTGCAGCAGGGACCAGTGatcggcggcggaggcggcggcattGTCGGTGGCCCCAATAGTACAAATGCCATGGGCAATGTCACGCCCACGGGCAGTAATGTCGGCAACCCTATGCTCAATACGCCGCCGGATCAAACGctgggcttcagcttcgagACGC CGGACTTCTTCACCAGCAGTGCCACGAGGTGA